In the Devosia sp. SL43 genome, one interval contains:
- a CDS encoding ABC transporter substrate-binding protein — protein MRRHTIALGGAGLMLGVSLLAIPAQELTGELPDPPEFAAQSEPIFVSISDIMEYKALPEYHEPDWVTSKYVEAGTLPPVAERLPKEPLVYKTANMPDGVGVYGDVMRHVIGGRPEGWNYIGGQSQGWGGIDIGLSECLTRTGPLFMVKADELEPMPNLAKSWEWSEDGKTLTMHLIEGAKWSDGDAFDSEDVMFYWEDNILDTNVSPLNGGTPETFGVGTTLEAIDAYTIKWTFTEANPTQYLYAMAYGTFCPGPSHILKPQHPKYNADNTYEEYKNAFPPEYMNIPVMGAWVPVEYRADDIVVMRRNPYYWKTDENGNQLPYLNEMHYRLSTWADRDVQAVAGSGDFSNLEQAESFVESLKRSAEDSAPARLQFGARTIGYALRMNFSANGWGEPDERAQAIRELNRELDFRKAISMAIDRQRLGDSLVRGPFTAIYPGGLYAGTSYYDKASTVYYPYNVEAANGLLDGLGLADTDGNGVRNLPDGGGDLEITLLANTDYGTDTNLAEGVIAQMEPLGIRVIANFQTGTARDDMAQAGQFDWHVERQGSEMVSVVQGTAGLAPTGPRTHYFHRAGTDGTLDLLPFEQELVDTVNAFIATSDNAERVELMKTYQHVFTENVYSVGLTQYPGALIINKRFANIPAGAPIFMFNWAEDNIIRERVFVPADQQGDFELHPETLPGAPGSAGPM, from the coding sequence ATGAGAAGACACACGATTGCCCTTGGCGGGGCAGGACTGATGCTGGGCGTTTCGCTGTTGGCGATTCCGGCCCAGGAATTGACGGGCGAACTGCCCGATCCGCCGGAATTCGCCGCGCAGAGCGAACCCATTTTCGTCAGCATTTCCGACATCATGGAATACAAGGCGCTGCCGGAATACCACGAGCCCGACTGGGTCACGAGCAAGTATGTCGAGGCCGGCACCCTGCCGCCCGTCGCCGAGCGCCTGCCCAAGGAACCGCTGGTTTACAAGACTGCCAACATGCCTGACGGCGTCGGCGTCTACGGCGACGTCATGCGTCACGTGATCGGCGGCCGGCCGGAAGGCTGGAACTATATTGGCGGCCAGAGCCAGGGTTGGGGCGGCATCGATATCGGCCTCTCCGAATGCCTGACGCGCACCGGCCCGCTGTTCATGGTCAAGGCCGATGAACTCGAGCCCATGCCGAACCTAGCCAAGAGCTGGGAATGGTCTGAAGACGGCAAGACGCTGACCATGCACCTCATCGAAGGCGCGAAATGGTCCGACGGCGATGCCTTCGACTCCGAAGACGTCATGTTCTACTGGGAAGACAACATCCTCGACACCAATGTCTCCCCGCTCAACGGCGGCACGCCCGAGACCTTCGGCGTCGGCACGACGCTCGAAGCGATCGACGCCTATACGATCAAGTGGACCTTCACCGAGGCCAATCCGACGCAGTACCTCTACGCCATGGCGTATGGCACGTTCTGCCCCGGCCCGAGCCATATCCTCAAGCCGCAGCATCCCAAGTACAACGCGGACAATACGTACGAAGAGTACAAGAACGCCTTCCCGCCGGAATATATGAACATTCCGGTGATGGGCGCCTGGGTGCCGGTTGAGTATCGCGCCGACGACATCGTCGTGATGCGTCGCAACCCCTACTACTGGAAGACCGACGAGAACGGCAATCAGCTGCCTTACCTCAACGAGATGCATTATCGCCTCTCGACCTGGGCTGACCGCGACGTTCAGGCTGTTGCCGGTTCGGGCGACTTCTCCAACCTCGAACAGGCCGAAAGCTTTGTAGAGTCGCTCAAGCGTTCTGCCGAAGACTCCGCTCCGGCCCGCCTGCAGTTTGGTGCTCGCACCATCGGCTATGCCCTGCGCATGAACTTCTCGGCCAATGGCTGGGGCGAACCCGATGAACGTGCCCAGGCTATCCGCGAACTCAACCGCGAACTGGATTTCCGCAAGGCAATCTCCATGGCGATCGACCGCCAGCGCCTGGGTGACTCGCTGGTCCGTGGCCCGTTCACGGCAATCTATCCCGGCGGCCTCTATGCCGGCACCTCCTACTACGACAAGGCGTCGACCGTGTACTACCCGTACAATGTCGAGGCTGCCAACGGCCTGCTCGATGGTCTCGGCCTCGCCGATACCGATGGCAACGGCGTTCGCAACCTGCCTGATGGCGGCGGCGATCTGGAAATCACGCTGCTCGCCAATACCGACTACGGCACCGATACCAACCTGGCCGAAGGCGTGATTGCCCAGATGGAGCCCCTGGGCATCCGGGTCATCGCCAACTTCCAGACCGGTACGGCGCGTGACGATATGGCCCAGGCCGGTCAGTTCGACTGGCATGTGGAACGCCAGGGCTCTGAGATGGTCTCGGTGGTCCAAGGCACTGCAGGCCTCGCCCCGACCGGCCCCCGCACGCACTACTTCCATCGTGCAGGCACCGACGGGACCCTCGATCTGCTCCCCTTCGAGCAGGAACTTGTCGACACCGTCAACGCCTTCATCGCCACGTCTGACAATGCCGAACGTGTCGAACTGATGAAGACCTACCAACATGTTTTCACAGAAAACGTCTACTCGGTCGGTCTGACCCAGTATCCGGGTGCGCTGATCATCAACAAGCGTTTCGCCAATATCCCGGCAGGCGCCCCGATCTTCATGTTCAACTGGGCCGAAGACAACATCATCCGCGAGCGTGTCTTCGTTCCCGCCGATCAGCAGGGCGACTTCGAGCTGCACCCCGAGACGCTTCCAGGCGCTCCGGGTTCGGCCGGCCCAATGTGA
- a CDS encoding ABC transporter permease codes for MLRFLTMRVLGAIPLLFLLSIVTFAIIQAPPGDYGDTIRSMLINQGGAAPDVAEAQAEIYRQANGLNDPMIVQYFRWITGIVTRFDFGHSFFYNKDVGIVVAERLPATILLALTCHLLASGLGIGLGILAATRQYSWVDTSLGILSFLGMTIPRFLLAIIILYFLVFRMNVSEVGMFFSARYGGAPWSWDKFVNLMTHIWPVIFIATFGGLAYNMRVMRANLLDVLNSQYVETARAKGLPESAVIMKHAVPNALHPLIAYQGVALPYMLTGEIEVAIVFGLATVGPAIVGSMGVGDVYVTATFMLVLAATLIIGNIISDVLLVALDPRVRLGGGSE; via the coding sequence ATGCTTCGATTTTTGACGATGCGCGTCCTTGGCGCCATCCCCCTGCTGTTCCTGCTCAGCATCGTGACCTTCGCCATCATCCAGGCGCCTCCAGGCGACTACGGCGACACCATCCGATCCATGCTGATCAACCAGGGTGGCGCGGCCCCGGACGTCGCCGAAGCTCAGGCAGAAATCTATCGGCAGGCCAACGGCCTTAACGACCCGATGATCGTTCAGTATTTCCGTTGGATCACTGGCATCGTCACCCGTTTCGATTTCGGGCACTCGTTCTTCTACAACAAGGATGTTGGTATCGTCGTGGCCGAGCGCCTCCCGGCGACCATTCTGCTGGCGCTGACCTGCCACCTGCTGGCCTCGGGCCTGGGCATTGGCCTCGGCATCCTGGCGGCCACCCGTCAATATTCCTGGGTCGATACCAGCCTGGGCATCCTGTCCTTTCTCGGCATGACGATCCCGCGCTTCCTCCTGGCAATCATCATCCTGTACTTCCTGGTGTTCCGCATGAATGTCAGCGAGGTCGGCATGTTCTTCTCCGCCCGCTATGGCGGTGCGCCCTGGAGCTGGGACAAGTTCGTCAACCTGATGACCCATATCTGGCCGGTCATCTTCATCGCGACGTTTGGCGGCCTCGCCTACAATATGCGCGTCATGCGGGCCAACCTGCTCGACGTGCTCAACAGCCAGTATGTCGAGACGGCCCGCGCCAAGGGCCTGCCTGAAAGCGCCGTGATCATGAAGCATGCCGTGCCCAACGCGCTGCATCCGCTGATTGCCTATCAGGGCGTCGCCCTGCCCTACATGCTGACCGGCGAAATCGAAGTGGCCATCGTGTTCGGCCTTGCCACCGTCGGCCCGGCCATTGTGGGCTCGATGGGCGTCGGCGACGTCTATGTCACCGCCACCTTCATGCTGGTGCTCGCCGCCACGCTGATCATCGGCAATATCATCTCCGACGTTCTCCTGGTCGCGCTCGACCCACGGGTTCGGCTTGGAGGAGGCAGCGAATGA
- a CDS encoding ABC transporter permease, translated as MPTPAQEADNPKVVLTRFGSGNEGYATLVWRRFKRSPMGMIGLILVAGMLIVSIFADFFAPMDPKEANLPFAPPDVIAFEDAEGNFSLLPYVYPIGDTGEFDPITFQPLTGLVKDNPTPTGLFVPGYSYKFLWLIPSNIHFFGSTDGRPIQLLGTDKFGRDILSRGIVGSRISLMIALAVVSLTTIVGTLVGITSGYIGGRLDSWVQRFVDFVLAFPQLPLYLALTSLIPVTAPSNVFLTFVIFVMAVLGWAQLSREVRSKTLSLARIDYVRAAIAVGATDSRIITRHILPNVLSHIIVSITLAIPSVVLLESFLGFLGFAVKPPLISWGLMLQDTGTFSVIGSYPWILSPVIFVLVTVFAFNALGDGLRDAIDPY; from the coding sequence ATGCCGACACCCGCACAAGAGGCAGACAACCCCAAGGTGGTGCTCACCCGTTTCGGATCGGGCAATGAGGGCTATGCCACGCTGGTGTGGCGCCGCTTCAAGCGCTCGCCCATGGGCATGATCGGGCTGATCCTGGTTGCGGGCATGCTGATCGTGTCGATCTTTGCCGACTTCTTCGCGCCGATGGATCCCAAGGAGGCCAACCTCCCTTTCGCGCCGCCTGATGTGATCGCGTTCGAGGATGCTGAGGGCAATTTCAGCCTCTTGCCCTATGTCTATCCCATCGGCGACACAGGCGAATTCGACCCGATCACCTTCCAGCCGCTCACCGGCCTGGTCAAGGACAACCCGACCCCGACAGGCTTGTTCGTGCCGGGCTACAGCTACAAGTTCCTTTGGCTCATTCCGTCGAACATCCACTTCTTCGGCTCGACTGACGGGCGACCGATCCAGTTGCTGGGCACCGACAAGTTCGGCCGCGACATTCTCTCACGCGGTATCGTTGGCTCGCGTATCAGCCTGATGATCGCCCTTGCCGTGGTCAGCCTGACCACCATCGTGGGTACGCTTGTGGGCATCACCTCGGGCTATATCGGCGGTCGGCTCGACAGCTGGGTGCAGCGCTTCGTCGACTTCGTGCTCGCCTTCCCGCAACTGCCGCTCTACCTGGCGCTGACCTCGCTCATTCCGGTGACGGCGCCGTCCAATGTGTTCCTGACCTTCGTGATCTTCGTCATGGCGGTGTTGGGTTGGGCGCAACTGAGCCGTGAAGTGCGATCCAAGACCTTGTCCCTGGCGCGCATCGACTATGTCCGCGCCGCTATCGCCGTTGGTGCCACCGATAGCCGTATCATCACCCGGCATATCCTGCCCAACGTGCTGAGCCACATCATCGTGTCGATCACGCTGGCCATTCCAAGCGTCGTGCTGCTCGAGAGCTTCCTCGGCTTCCTCGGCTTCGCCGTGAAACCACCGCTGATCTCCTGGGGCTTGATGCTGCAGGATACCGGCACCTTCTCGGTGATCGGCTCCTATCCCTGGATCCTGTCGCCCGTGATCTTCGTGCTCGTCACCGTGTTTGCGTTCAACGCACTCGGCGACGGCCTGCGCGACGCCATCGACCCCTATTGA
- a CDS encoding ABC transporter ATP-binding protein, with translation MTEPSFTPVSDIRHDLGSHGRELILDARNIGIDFKVEGGTVNAVRDVSFQLHKGETIALVGESGSGKSVTARTLMKLLTKRATILPDTQITLSGKNIVAMSDRDMRKLRGNDIAMIFQEPMSSLNPVYTIGQQICEILHLHNKMSRSEAMTKAEALLEEVQIPEPKARLNNYPHQLSGGQRQRVMIAMALANRPDVLIADEPTTALDVTVQAQILNLIKDLKDKYGMAVILITHDLTVVRQFSEYVYVMQNGRVQEHNATEALFANPQHAYTKHLLASEPKGTALPLDDGAHETVLEGKEVKVSFTLKRGGFFKPDFFELKAVDNLDIKLMRHETLGIVGESGSGKTTFGQALIRLIGNQGGEIYFDGERIDTKDRKAMRPLRSRMQIVFQDPFSSLNPRMSIRQIIEEGLIVNDIGANRAERGDRVRQALRDSGMPDTILNRFPHEFSGGQRQRLAIARAIALEPEFILLDEPTSALDLSVQAQIIDLLRKLQNEKGLSYLFISHDLKVVRALCHRVMVMQHGKIVEQGPVAEVLTNPQTDYTRRLVRAAFEIAA, from the coding sequence ATGACCGAACCAAGCTTCACGCCTGTCTCCGATATCCGTCATGACCTAGGCAGCCATGGTCGCGAACTGATCCTGGATGCGCGCAATATCGGGATCGACTTCAAGGTCGAAGGCGGCACCGTCAACGCGGTGCGTGACGTCTCCTTCCAACTGCACAAGGGCGAAACCATCGCCCTGGTGGGCGAATCCGGCTCGGGCAAATCCGTGACGGCGCGCACGCTGATGAAGCTGCTGACCAAACGCGCGACCATCCTGCCCGACACGCAGATCACACTGTCCGGCAAGAACATCGTGGCGATGAGCGACCGCGACATGCGCAAGCTGCGCGGCAATGACATCGCCATGATCTTCCAGGAGCCCATGAGCTCGCTGAACCCGGTCTACACGATCGGCCAGCAGATCTGTGAAATCCTGCATCTGCACAACAAGATGAGCCGTTCCGAGGCCATGACGAAGGCCGAGGCGCTGCTCGAAGAGGTGCAGATCCCCGAGCCCAAGGCACGCCTCAACAACTATCCGCACCAATTGTCCGGCGGCCAGCGCCAGCGCGTCATGATCGCCATGGCTCTGGCCAACCGCCCCGACGTGCTGATCGCCGATGAGCCGACGACCGCGCTCGACGTGACCGTGCAGGCCCAGATCCTCAACCTGATCAAGGACCTCAAGGACAAATACGGCATGGCGGTGATCCTGATCACCCATGACCTGACGGTCGTTCGCCAGTTCAGCGAATATGTCTATGTGATGCAGAACGGGCGTGTGCAGGAGCACAATGCCACCGAGGCGCTGTTTGCCAATCCCCAGCACGCCTATACCAAGCATCTGCTGGCCTCCGAGCCCAAGGGCACGGCGCTGCCGTTGGATGATGGCGCACATGAGACTGTGCTTGAGGGCAAGGAGGTCAAGGTCAGCTTCACGCTGAAGCGCGGCGGCTTCTTCAAGCCCGACTTCTTCGAACTCAAGGCCGTCGACAACCTCGACATCAAGCTGATGCGACATGAAACGCTTGGTATCGTGGGCGAATCCGGCTCGGGTAAGACCACCTTCGGCCAGGCGCTGATCCGCCTGATCGGCAATCAGGGCGGCGAGATCTACTTCGACGGCGAACGCATCGACACCAAGGATCGCAAGGCCATGCGTCCGCTGCGGAGCCGCATGCAGATCGTGTTCCAGGACCCGTTCTCCAGCCTCAATCCGCGCATGTCGATCCGCCAGATCATCGAGGAAGGCCTGATCGTCAATGATATCGGCGCCAACCGCGCCGAGCGCGGCGACCGCGTGCGGCAGGCCTTGCGCGATTCTGGCATGCCCGACACCATTCTCAACCGTTTCCCGCACGAGTTTTCGGGCGGACAACGCCAGCGCCTTGCGATTGCCCGCGCTATCGCGCTGGAGCCCGAATTCATTCTGCTCGACGAGCCAACCTCGGCGCTCGACCTGAGTGTGCAGGCCCAGATCATCGACCTGCTGCGCAAGCTGCAGAACGAGAAGGGCCTTTCCTACCTCTTCATCAGCCACGACCTGAAAGTCGTTCGCGCCCTCTGCCACCGCGTGATGGTGATGCAGCATGGCAAGATCGTCGAACAGGGCCCCGTGGCCGAAGTCCTTACCAACCCTCAAACCGATTATACGCGCCGCCTTGTCCGCGCCGCGTTCGAGATAGCCGCCTAG
- a CDS encoding alpha-glucosidase/alpha-galactosidase, with translation MMANPKITFIGAGSAVFMKNIVGDILQRPALAGATIRLMDINPTRLEESEIIAKKLIATLGVPAQVETYSNQRQALDGTNFVVVCFQIGGFEPSTVIDFEVPKKYNLRQTIADTLGVGGIMRGLRTVPHLWSICEDMLQVAPDAVMLQYVNPMAINTWAISEKYPTIKQVGLCHSVQGTAHELANDLGIPYEEIRYRSAGINHMAFYLKFEHRQPDGSYRDLYPDLHRAYAEGRAPKPTWNPRCPNKVRYEMMTRLGYFVTESSEHFAEYTPYFIKEGREDIIEKFGIPLDEYPKRCVEQIAKWKKTSEDYRTADRIEVAQSKEYASSIVNSVWTGEPSVIYGNLRNNGVITNLPNNAAVEVPCLVDDNGLQPTFIGDLPPQLTALIRTNINVQELTVAALMTENREHIYHAAMMDPHTAAELDLEQIWNVVDDLLEAHGSMLPEWARGSRKQRVA, from the coding sequence ATTATGGCAAATCCAAAGATTACCTTTATCGGCGCCGGCTCGGCGGTGTTCATGAAGAACATCGTCGGCGACATCCTGCAGCGCCCCGCATTGGCGGGCGCCACCATCCGGCTGATGGATATCAATCCGACGCGGCTCGAAGAGAGCGAGATCATCGCCAAGAAGCTGATCGCCACGCTTGGCGTTCCAGCGCAGGTCGAGACCTATTCCAACCAGCGCCAGGCGCTTGATGGCACCAACTTCGTCGTCGTCTGCTTCCAGATCGGCGGCTTCGAGCCCTCGACCGTGATCGATTTCGAGGTGCCCAAGAAGTACAATCTGCGCCAGACCATCGCCGATACGCTCGGCGTTGGCGGCATCATGCGCGGCCTGCGCACGGTGCCGCATCTGTGGAGCATCTGCGAGGACATGCTGCAGGTGGCGCCCGACGCCGTCATGCTGCAATACGTGAACCCGATGGCCATCAACACCTGGGCCATTTCCGAAAAATACCCCACCATCAAGCAGGTCGGCCTGTGCCACTCGGTGCAGGGCACGGCGCATGAGCTGGCCAACGACCTGGGCATTCCCTACGAGGAAATCCGCTATCGCTCGGCCGGCATCAACCACATGGCGTTCTACCTCAAGTTCGAGCATCGCCAGCCCGACGGCAGCTACCGCGATCTCTATCCGGACCTGCACCGCGCCTATGCCGAAGGCCGTGCGCCCAAGCCGACCTGGAATCCGCGCTGCCCCAACAAGGTGCGTTACGAGATGATGACCCGCCTCGGTTACTTCGTGACCGAGAGCTCGGAGCACTTCGCCGAATACACGCCCTACTTCATCAAGGAAGGCCGCGAAGACATCATCGAGAAGTTCGGCATTCCGCTTGATGAATATCCCAAGCGCTGCGTCGAGCAGATCGCCAAGTGGAAGAAGACCTCCGAGGACTACCGCACGGCCGACCGCATCGAGGTGGCCCAGTCCAAGGAATATGCCTCGTCCATCGTCAATTCGGTGTGGACCGGCGAGCCCTCGGTGATCTACGGGAACCTGCGCAATAACGGCGTCATCACCAACCTGCCGAACAACGCCGCGGTCGAAGTGCCGTGCCTGGTCGACGACAACGGCCTGCAGCCGACCTTCATCGGCGACCTGCCGCCGCAGCTGACGGCGCTGATCCGCACCAATATCAACGTGCAGGAACTGACCGTAGCAGCCCTGATGACCGAAAATCGCGAACACATCTATCATGCCGCGATGATGGACCCCCACACCGCCGCCGAGCTGGATCTGGAGCAGATCTGGAACGTCGTCGATGACCTGCTCGAGGCCCATGGCAGCATGCTGCCGGAATGGGCTCGTGGCTCCCGGAAGCAGCGCGTGGCGTAA
- a CDS encoding LysE family translocator → MNDLLPFMLAVLALLATPGPTNTLMAAAGAQRGLTRSLPLLAGELGGYFIGITIWIELVGVAGQSQPLVPVITKFVAAAFLLWSAWKLWRNAGHADINQRGITLGRVFATTLINPKGLVFAFAIFPQVGFVERLPYLGVFASLVIATAVGWMTLGMLAAKSSAGLLTSSRVERITAVALAVFAALLVVQTLQGILPL, encoded by the coding sequence ATGAATGACCTCCTGCCCTTCATGCTCGCGGTATTGGCTTTGCTGGCGACACCCGGCCCCACCAATACGCTTATGGCAGCGGCTGGCGCGCAACGCGGGCTGACCCGCTCCCTCCCGCTCCTGGCCGGGGAACTCGGCGGCTATTTCATCGGCATCACCATCTGGATCGAGCTGGTGGGTGTCGCCGGGCAGAGCCAGCCGCTGGTGCCTGTCATCACCAAGTTCGTGGCTGCAGCATTCCTGCTCTGGTCGGCCTGGAAGCTGTGGCGCAATGCCGGCCATGCCGACATCAACCAGCGTGGCATCACGCTTGGACGGGTATTCGCCACCACGCTGATCAATCCCAAGGGCCTGGTCTTCGCCTTCGCCATCTTCCCGCAGGTCGGCTTCGTCGAGCGGCTGCCCTATCTCGGCGTCTTCGCCAGCCTCGTCATCGCCACGGCCGTCGGCTGGATGACGCTCGGTATGCTTGCGGCCAAATCCTCCGCCGGCCTGCTGACCTCGTCGCGGGTGGAGCGGATCACCGCGGTGGCGCTGGCGGTGTTTGCCGCGCTGCTGGTGGTGCAGACACTGCAGGGCATACTGCCCCTCTAA
- a CDS encoding alpha-glucosidase/alpha-galactosidase, producing MSFKVTVIGAGSIGFTKTLISDLLKVPEFVGCEFALTDINPHNLDMVKQVIETIVSVNNLPAKVTATTDRRAAITGARYIMSCVRVGGLEAFATDISIPLKYGVDQCVGDTICAGGILYGQRNIPVILDFCKDIREVAEPGALFLNYANPMAMNTWAAEMYGGVNVVGLCHGVQHGAHQIAEVLGVTDAELEYVCSGINHQTWYIDIRAKGRKVEAAELIAGFEAHPVYSKTEKVRIDVLKRFGVYSTESNGHLSEYLPWYRKRPNEINRWIDMSHWIHGETGGYLRYSTERRNWFETDFPVFKEEANKPLSEHKRTSEHASYIIEAMETGRPYRGHFNRRNNGIITNLPDDAIIESPGYVDRFGINMIEGITLPTACAATCSVSVSVQRLSVEAAMTGNLDTLKLAVLHDPLVGAICTPDEVWAMVDEMVVAQAQWLPQYADAIPAAKERMAKSTVKTTDWQGAARKQVRSVEELREVVGGHH from the coding sequence ATGTCATTCAAAGTCACCGTCATCGGCGCCGGCTCGATCGGCTTCACCAAGACCCTGATATCGGACCTGCTCAAGGTGCCGGAATTCGTCGGCTGCGAGTTCGCGCTGACCGATATCAACCCGCATAACCTCGATATGGTGAAGCAGGTCATCGAGACGATCGTCTCGGTCAACAATCTGCCCGCCAAGGTGACCGCGACCACCGATCGCCGCGCCGCCATCACGGGCGCGCGCTACATCATGAGCTGCGTTCGCGTCGGCGGGCTTGAAGCCTTCGCAACCGACATTTCCATTCCGCTCAAGTATGGCGTCGACCAGTGCGTGGGCGACACCATCTGCGCCGGCGGCATTCTCTATGGCCAGCGCAACATCCCGGTCATCCTCGATTTCTGCAAGGATATCAGGGAAGTCGCCGAGCCCGGCGCGCTGTTCCTCAACTACGCCAACCCCATGGCGATGAACACCTGGGCGGCCGAGATGTATGGCGGCGTCAACGTCGTCGGCCTCTGCCACGGCGTGCAGCACGGCGCGCACCAGATCGCCGAAGTGCTCGGCGTCACCGATGCGGAGCTGGAATATGTGTGCTCGGGCATCAACCACCAGACCTGGTATATCGACATCCGCGCCAAGGGCCGGAAGGTCGAGGCAGCCGAGCTGATCGCCGGCTTCGAGGCGCATCCGGTCTATTCCAAGACCGAGAAGGTCCGCATCGACGTGCTCAAGCGCTTCGGGGTCTATTCCACCGAGTCCAATGGCCACCTCAGCGAATACCTGCCCTGGTATCGCAAGCGTCCGAACGAGATCAATCGCTGGATCGACATGAGCCACTGGATCCATGGCGAAACCGGCGGCTATCTCCGCTACTCGACCGAGCGCCGCAACTGGTTCGAGACGGACTTCCCCGTGTTCAAGGAAGAGGCCAACAAGCCGCTCAGCGAACACAAGCGCACCAGCGAGCATGCCAGCTACATCATCGAGGCGATGGAGACCGGCCGTCCCTATCGCGGCCATTTCAACCGCCGCAACAATGGCATCATCACCAATCTGCCCGATGACGCGATCATCGAGAGCCCCGGCTATGTCGATCGCTTCGGCATCAACATGATCGAAGGCATTACCCTGCCGACCGCCTGCGCCGCCACCTGCTCGGTATCGGTCTCGGTGCAGCGCCTGTCGGTCGAGGCCGCCATGACCGGCAATCTCGATACGCTCAAGCTGGCCGTGCTGCATGACCCGCTGGTTGGCGCCATCTGCACGCCCGACGAAGTCTGGGCCATGGTCGACGAAATGGTCGTCGCCCAGGCGCAGTGGCTGCCGCAATATGCCGATGCCATTCCCGCCGCCAAGGAGCGCATGGCCAAGTCGACGGTCAAGACCACCGATTGGCAGGGTGCCGCCCGCAAGCAGGTGCGCTCGGTCGAAGAGCTGCGCGAAGTGGTGGGAGGCCACCACTAA
- a CDS encoding AraC family transcriptional regulator, which yields MLSQLLDHGHEVRRLTLPKSTVPLHCMAISAGYEQRRNEVYSWDGLQRGSSPFLVIQHTVVGEGRLDFAGVQHRLTPGQTMVLSMPHAHRYWLERGGHWEYFWMVLNGREALRLAREIIDASGPVVTLPATVIDRLAAACLTLIDKPEITPGEASSAAYATMAALHDGVFSADTTPERSLPAAIARVVAHVEANLGRSLQVERLAGIAEMSRGHFVRQFTAATGMAPSDFVLERRIERIERLLLATDMSVVAIAAAVGFADANYLGKAFRRKRGVAPLEYRAAGRLAAGT from the coding sequence GTGCTTTCTCAGCTTCTCGATCATGGCCACGAAGTCCGCCGGCTGACGCTGCCCAAAAGCACCGTGCCGCTCCATTGCATGGCCATCAGTGCCGGCTATGAGCAGCGCCGGAACGAAGTCTATTCCTGGGACGGCCTGCAACGCGGTTCTTCGCCGTTTCTCGTCATCCAGCATACGGTGGTCGGAGAAGGACGGCTCGACTTTGCCGGGGTGCAGCATCGGCTCACGCCGGGGCAGACGATGGTCCTCTCCATGCCGCATGCGCACCGCTACTGGCTGGAGCGTGGCGGGCACTGGGAATATTTCTGGATGGTGCTCAATGGGCGTGAGGCCTTGCGGCTGGCGCGGGAGATCATTGATGCGTCCGGCCCGGTCGTGACGTTGCCGGCGACGGTGATCGATCGGTTGGCGGCGGCATGTCTGACGTTGATCGATAAGCCGGAGATAACGCCGGGCGAAGCGTCCAGCGCAGCTTATGCCACGATGGCGGCCTTGCATGACGGCGTGTTCAGTGCCGACACGACGCCCGAGCGCAGCTTGCCGGCCGCGATCGCGCGGGTGGTGGCGCATGTGGAGGCCAACTTGGGACGGTCGCTGCAGGTGGAGCGGCTGGCCGGTATCGCCGAGATGAGCCGTGGCCACTTCGTGCGCCAGTTCACCGCCGCGACGGGCATGGCACCATCGGACTTCGTGCTGGAACGGCGGATCGAGCGGATCGAGCGGCTGCTGCTGGCAACTGATATGAGCGTGGTGGCCATCGCGGCGGCGGTGGGCTTTGCCGATGCCAACTATCTGGGCAAGGCGTTTCGGCGCAAGCGGGGCGTGGCGCCGCTGGAATATCGTGCAGCGGGAAGGTTGGCGGCGGGGACTTGA
- a CDS encoding MaoC family dehydratase, with the protein MTNPVTGDRRHFEDLAVGEVIDLGHTTVSKEMITTFAREFDPFPFHLDEAAAKASLLGGLASSGWQTGALSLRMLVDSFLSKIASAGGLGFSDLKWKNPVMVGDTIGGTVTIAELRRSGSHPQWGIMTLDFDVRNQKNAPVLSMRLANLIETRDAA; encoded by the coding sequence ATGACCAATCCTGTCACTGGAGATCGGCGCCATTTCGAGGATCTGGCGGTTGGCGAGGTTATCGACCTGGGCCACACCACCGTCAGCAAAGAGATGATCACCACCTTTGCCCGCGAGTTCGACCCCTTTCCCTTCCATCTCGATGAAGCGGCGGCCAAGGCCAGCCTGCTCGGTGGCCTTGCCTCGAGCGGCTGGCAGACTGGGGCACTGAGCCTGCGCATGCTGGTGGATAGCTTTCTGTCGAAGATCGCTTCGGCGGGCGGCTTGGGCTTTTCCGATCTCAAATGGAAGAACCCGGTGATGGTGGGCGACACCATTGGCGGCACAGTGACCATTGCCGAGCTGCGCCGCTCGGGCAGCCACCCGCAATGGGGCATCATGACCCTTGATTTCGATGTCCGGAACCAGAAGAACGCGCCCGTGCTGAGCATGCGGTTGGCCAACCTGATCGAGACAAGGGACGCAGCATGA